The Rhodocytophaga rosea genome has a segment encoding these proteins:
- a CDS encoding efflux RND transporter permease subunit, which produces MWIVRLALNRPYTIAVMGLLILIMGVVSIMRMPTDIFPRINIPVITVIWTYRGLSTDEMEKMITNFSETATTNNVGNIRQMESQTHNGISVIKIYFQPEVRIEEALAQVTAIAQTIRVRMPPGTQPPLIVRYNATEVPILQLGLSSDSLTESQVTDYANTRMRPQISTVQGSRMSLPFGGKTRQIMVDLDPEKLVAHGLTPEDVVNAVSMQNLTLPSGQARFGDREYNVRLNTKPEVLSTLNDIPVKQVNGVTLHMRDVANIHDGASIQSNVVKQDGVRGALFSIVKIGNASTTEVVDKIRNEILPMVRGAAPKNLKIIELFDQSVFVRASIHGVVVEGVIAALLTATMILLFLGSWRSTLIVAISIPLSILFSLIVLFLLGETLNIMTLGGLALAIGILVDDATVTIENIHRNQELGLPLRKAIIEGAHQIATPTLVATLTICIVFVSVLFLEGPARFLFGPMAMSVVFAMLASYLLSRTLVPMLADLMLPAEEQAHTQHTGEESRKQNWFSRVHTRFNRSFGRLQNSYLNTLEWNLNNRKKVLGIFVVVLVGTIAMVPFVGRDFFPGVDAGQFRLHLRAPAGSRLEETERIAAQVEKVIRRHIPSEEISTIISNVGMTSEGYNLTFTDNSSIGSADAELLVALNEEKTKQSSAYIRELRNILRDEMPGVTFFFQPSDIVSQILNFGLTAPIDIQIAGFDRKNNLKIARAIEQRLAQVPGAVDVRLHQVMDAPELFVDIDRERASQLGLNEQKIASNMMISLSGTTQVTPNFWADPQSGFPYLIAVQTPPFRLNSMEKMLQTPLVVNSDMATPQLLSNVMHVQRKVAPVIINRVNMQPVYDVYASVERTDLGSVSSEIEKIIAEYSSQLQPGNRIVVRGQVESMNSAFFRLGIGLVFAAVIVYLLMVVNFQSFRLPFIIITALPGAMCGMVWMLFLTHTPFSIPSLMGAIMSVGVATANSILMVNFASDTLMEGTMTPWQAAYEAGRTRLRPILMTALAMVIGMLPMSLGLGEGGEQNAPLGRAVIGGLLLATFTTLLFVPVVFSYLARRRVPVAEI; this is translated from the coding sequence ATGTGGATTGTACGATTAGCCCTCAACCGGCCTTATACGATTGCGGTAATGGGACTTCTTATTCTGATAATGGGTGTCGTTTCCATTATGCGGATGCCTACCGATATTTTTCCAAGGATCAACATTCCGGTGATTACTGTAATCTGGACGTATCGGGGGCTTTCTACGGATGAAATGGAAAAGATGATCACCAATTTCAGTGAAACGGCTACTACCAATAACGTAGGCAATATCCGGCAAATGGAATCCCAGACGCACAATGGTATTTCTGTGATCAAAATTTATTTCCAGCCGGAAGTACGTATAGAAGAAGCTTTGGCACAGGTAACAGCCATTGCCCAGACGATCCGGGTACGGATGCCCCCGGGAACACAGCCGCCTTTAATTGTGCGGTATAATGCCACCGAAGTGCCTATTTTGCAGTTAGGCCTCTCCTCAGATAGTTTAACTGAATCGCAGGTAACTGACTATGCCAATACCAGGATGCGTCCGCAGATTTCTACGGTGCAAGGTTCGAGAATGTCGCTTCCTTTCGGGGGAAAAACACGCCAGATCATGGTAGACCTGGACCCGGAAAAACTGGTAGCACACGGATTAACGCCGGAAGATGTGGTTAATGCTGTTTCTATGCAGAATCTGACTCTTCCCAGTGGACAGGCCAGGTTTGGTGATAGGGAATATAATGTCCGCTTAAATACAAAACCGGAAGTACTCTCTACGCTTAACGATATTCCGGTAAAACAGGTAAATGGGGTAACATTGCATATGCGGGATGTGGCGAATATACACGATGGAGCCTCTATTCAATCGAATGTAGTGAAACAGGATGGCGTAAGAGGTGCTTTGTTTAGTATTGTAAAAATAGGTAATGCTTCTACCACAGAAGTAGTGGATAAAATCCGGAACGAGATTCTGCCAATGGTTAGGGGGGCTGCTCCCAAAAACCTGAAGATCATCGAACTGTTCGACCAGTCTGTTTTCGTACGGGCATCTATTCATGGGGTGGTGGTAGAAGGCGTAATTGCTGCCTTGCTTACGGCCACCATGATTTTACTCTTCCTGGGAAGCTGGCGGAGTACCCTGATTGTAGCGATTTCGATTCCGCTATCCATTCTCTTTTCCTTGATTGTATTGTTCCTGTTAGGGGAAACCCTCAATATCATGACCCTGGGCGGACTTGCCCTGGCGATTGGTATTCTGGTAGATGATGCGACAGTAACCATTGAAAATATTCACCGGAACCAGGAACTGGGTTTACCCTTGCGGAAAGCCATTATAGAAGGAGCCCATCAGATTGCTACACCAACACTGGTAGCTACCCTAACGATTTGTATTGTATTTGTTTCGGTACTATTTCTGGAAGGGCCGGCAAGGTTCCTCTTTGGCCCCATGGCCATGTCGGTAGTGTTTGCGATGCTGGCTTCTTACCTGTTATCTCGTACTCTGGTACCCATGCTGGCTGACTTGATGCTTCCAGCTGAAGAACAGGCACATACACAACATACTGGTGAGGAATCCAGAAAGCAAAACTGGTTTAGCCGGGTTCATACCCGTTTTAACCGATCATTCGGGAGATTGCAGAACAGCTACCTGAATACCCTGGAATGGAACTTGAATAACCGGAAAAAAGTATTAGGCATATTTGTAGTGGTGCTGGTTGGCACTATTGCCATGGTTCCGTTTGTGGGCAGAGACTTTTTTCCAGGGGTAGATGCTGGCCAGTTCCGCTTACACTTACGTGCACCTGCTGGCTCCCGTCTGGAGGAAACCGAGCGCATTGCTGCCCAGGTAGAAAAAGTGATCCGCCGCCATATTCCTAGTGAAGAAATATCTACCATTATCAGTAATGTGGGGATGACCAGTGAAGGATATAACCTTACGTTCACGGATAATTCTTCCATTGGCTCTGCGGATGCTGAATTACTGGTGGCCCTGAACGAAGAAAAAACCAAGCAATCTTCCGCCTATATCCGGGAGCTACGCAATATCCTGCGGGATGAAATGCCTGGCGTAACCTTTTTCTTCCAGCCTTCTGATATTGTAAGCCAGATTTTGAATTTCGGTTTAACAGCGCCCATCGACATTCAGATTGCAGGCTTTGACCGGAAGAATAATTTAAAAATTGCCCGTGCTATTGAACAACGCCTGGCACAAGTACCTGGAGCCGTAGATGTGCGGCTGCATCAGGTAATGGATGCGCCGGAACTTTTTGTAGATATTGACCGCGAACGGGCTAGTCAGCTGGGGTTGAATGAGCAGAAGATTGCCAGCAATATGATGATCTCCTTAAGTGGTACTACCCAGGTAACACCCAATTTCTGGGCAGATCCCCAATCAGGATTTCCCTATCTGATAGCGGTACAAACGCCTCCTTTCCGGCTCAATTCTATGGAGAAAATGCTGCAAACACCGCTAGTCGTGAACTCAGATATGGCTACGCCTCAACTGTTGAGCAATGTAATGCACGTGCAGCGGAAAGTGGCCCCTGTGATTATTAACAGGGTAAACATGCAGCCGGTATATGATGTGTATGCATCTGTGGAAAGAACGGATCTGGGTTCTGTGTCCAGCGAGATTGAAAAGATTATAGCCGAATACTCATCACAACTACAGCCAGGGAACAGAATTGTTGTTCGCGGACAAGTAGAAAGTATGAACAGCGCTTTCTTCAGGTTAGGTATCGGATTGGTTTTCGCAGCCGTAATTGTGTACTTACTCATGGTGGTGAATTTTCAGTCGTTCCGCTTGCCCTTCATCATTATTACTGCTTTGCCTGGTGCGATGTGTGGCATGGTGTGGATGCTTTTCCTGACACATACGCCATTTAGTATCCCTTCTTTAATGGGGGCGATTATGAGTGTGGGGGTAGCAACGGCCAATAGTATTCTGATGGTAAACTTTGCTTCGGATACCTTAATGGAAGGCACAATGACGCCCTGGCAGGCAGCTTATGAAGCAGGCCGCACCCGTTTACGTCCGATTTTGATGACTGCCCTTGCGATGGTAATCGGGATGTTGCCGATGTCTTTAGGCTTAGGTGAAGGCGGAGAACAGAATGCGCCTTTAGGACGGGCAGTAATCGGAGGCTTGTTACTGGCCACCTTTACCACCTTGCTGTTTGTACCGGTGGTGTTCAGTTACCTGGCCAGACGCAGGGTACCAGTTGCGGAGATATAA